Proteins encoded in a region of the Perca fluviatilis chromosome 6, GENO_Pfluv_1.0, whole genome shotgun sequence genome:
- the asb6 gene encoding ankyrin repeat and SOCS box protein 6, whose translation MTVVSSAGAMPFLHGFRRIVYEYQPLVDNVMCVVGLEEGDGSHEDRVQGPEEESGLCGSLAELLERESQSEVFVEGISYALFKVAELGLVYAAEILLRYGADLNFEDPVSYYNPLHIAVLRNRPNMVRLLVGHAADVEKRDRIHESSPLDLASEESERLPCLLTLLDLGADVNARDKRGKTPLLHALASSDGLTVHNTENIQLLLQRGADVNAATVDGETVESSLVFLVKEALEATTEDAAEIGNFCLKATQLLLAHGVDPSCCLNEDGEPSLTQTSLEHFDLLFPLAVLLIQSGASLVCSYHGDSCWSFYSLLFQRLQTALQQCSGQSRASELLEQAEVLLDLARVDDPAPHLPLRLELPVPGQDPHPYAQALVDLHDHVAEHEANPPALRCLCRAFIRSHLQPWPLEDKVKALPLPDRLKDFILPEHTYTPKPGWDCFKPQHNQR comes from the exons AGTCCAAGGTCCTGAGGAGGAGTCTGGTCTTTGTGGCTCTCTTGCAGAGCTTCTGGAGCGGGAGTCCCAGTCAGAAGTGTTTGTGGAAGGCATCAGCTATGCTCTGTTTAAGGTGGCAGAGCTGGGACTGGTGTATGCAGCTGAAATCCTTCTACGCTATGGAGCTGATCTAAACTTTGAAG ACCCAGTGTCTTACTACAATCCTCTACATATCGCAGTTTTGAGGAACAGGCCCAACATGGTGAGGCTGCTGGTCGGCCACGCAGCAGACGTTGAAAAGAGAGACAGG ATCCATGAGAGCAGTCCTTTGGATCTTGCCAGTGAGGAGTCAGAGAGGCTCCCCTGCCTGCTCACCCTGCTGGACCTGGGTGCTGATGTGAACGCAAGGGACAAACGTG GAAAAACACCTTTGCTCCATGCCTTGGCGAGCAGCGACGGACTCACTGTGCACAACACGGAGAACATCCAGCTTCTACTTCAGAGAG GTGCTGACGTTAATGCTGCTACTGTCGATGGTGAAACCGTTGAGTCCTCGTTGGTGTTCCTGGTGAAGGAGGCTCTGGAGGCCACTACGGAGGACGCTGCTGAGATCGGCAACTTCTGCTTGAAAGCCACGCAGCTACTGCTGGCTCACGGCGTGGACCCCAGCTGCTGTCTGAATGAGGACGGCGAGCCCTCCCTGACACAGACGAGCCTGGAGCATTTTGACCTGCTCTTCCCTCTGGCTGTGCTCCTAATCCAGAGTGGAGCGTCTTTGGTTTGCTCCTACCACGGCGACTCCTGTTGGTCGTTTTACAGCCTCCTTTTCCAGCGGCTGCAAACAGCCCTGCAGCAGTGCTCTGGTCAAAGTCGCGCCTCGGAGCTGCTGGAGCAGGCTGAGGTCTTGCTTGACTTGGCGAGGGTGGACGACCCCGCACCGCATCTGCCTCTCAGGCTGGAGCTCCCCGTGCCCGGTCAGGACCCGCACCCTTATGCTCAGGCTCTGGTAGACCTGCACGACCACGTAGCAGAGCACGAAGCGAACCCTCCTGCTCTGCGCTGCCTTTGTAGGGCATTCATAAGGAGTCACTTACAGCCCTGGCCCCTGGAAGACAAAGTTAAAGCCTTGCCGTTACCAGACAGACTGAAAGACTTTATTCTTCCTGAGCACACGTATACTCCTAAGCCTGGCTGGGACTGTTTCAAGCCCCAACACAACCAGcgctga